The Xiphias gladius isolate SHS-SW01 ecotype Sanya breed wild chromosome 9, ASM1685928v1, whole genome shotgun sequence genome window below encodes:
- the sec24c gene encoding protein transport protein Sec24C isoform X1, translating into MNVNQQTPMASPYGQPQPGYSQPGYAPLDGGYPAPYAPYNGPASAYQPGAPPQGYSPFTSFPSKAVATNPVSDLSSPLDLGPTRGPPASGLPPVSAPQPYNQYTNSQGDMQNGPPTMTQAPPRPVVSQPYNQGAVNLTGQHPSYPQHYGPPPTLQQVTNQMTGMQITPGPPTPAGPGYVPPHSSQPPVSNTYSTAPPPSYTQAPPPVSSAPTQPPPPSGPATSQQYYGGPPPPSQQPFNSSLPPTSQQQFTSSALPPHSSQQTFAPSSYSGPVPTPSQAPALPVSQPQSFPPGQPPFSSAAPPVSQPAFISGPPPPAQGPFPPRAPPPSSQPGTFPPPGPPPTSTSSSQYPGPMPLQQQPPPSQPSSYHSGPPPPRVQMPPTSLAQSNHMPPGPQSPSGPSGPLQPSQSQPGMQGGYPPQQNGAFGQVRGPQPGYAGPYPGQPNYGAPAPAPTPAPPAQKRLDPDAIPSPIQVIEDDKAKSTEPFTTGVRGQAPPLVTTNFQVKDQGNASPRFIRCTAYNMPCTADMAKQSQVPLAAVIKPLATLPPDETPPYLVDHGEGGPIRCNRCKAYMCPYMQFIEGGRRFQCGFCSCVTEVPPHYFQHLDHTGKRVDWYDRPELSLGSYEFLATVDYCKNNKLPQPPAFIFLIDVSYNAVKSGMVSIVCQELKTLLDYLPRENPEMDSVVRVGFVTYNKVLHFYNVKSSLAQPQMLVVSDVSDMFVPLLDGFLVSVNESRLVIESLLDQIPEMFADTRETETVFGPVIQAGLEALKAADCAGKLFVFHTSLPIAEAPGKLKNREDKKLMGTDKEKSLFQPQVGFYNTLAKECVAQGCCVDLFLFPNQYVDVATLGVVPVSTGGSIYKYTYFQAQSDQERFLNDLRRDVQKPVGFDAVMRVRTSTGIRATDFFGSFFMSNTTDVELAGLDCDKAITVEFKHDDKLSEETGALMQCAVLYTSCSGQRRLRIHNMAVNCCSQLADLYRNCETDTIINFFSKYAFRGVLNNPTKAVRDTLVNQCAQILACYRKNCASPSSAGQLILPECMKLLPVYLNCVLKSDVLLPGADVSLDDRAYLRQLISCMDVAETHVFFYPRLLPLVKLESGSLPVAVRDSEERLSKGGVYLLETGLHLFLWVGASAQQELLLNIFGTPSFSQIDPGMTSVPVLDNPFSQRLREIIDSFRAQRSRYMKLMVVKQEDRAELIFRHFLVEDKSASGGASYVDFLCHMHKEIRQLLS; encoded by the exons ATGAATGTAAACCAGCAAACTCCAATGGCCTCTCCATACGGCCAGCCCCAGCCTGGCTACAGCCAGCCCGGCTATGCTCCCCTGGATGGGGGATACCCTGCTCCCTACGCACCTTACAACGGCCCTGCTTCAGCCTACCAGCCTGGGGCTCCACCACAAG GTTATTCTCCTTTCACAAGCTTTCCCTCTAAGGCTGTGGCAACCAACCCAGTCTCtgacctctcctctcctcttgacTTAG GTCCTACCAGGGGTCCTCCCGCTTCTGGACTTCCGCCAGTCTCAGCGCCTCAACCATATAATCAGTACACTAACAGTCAAGGGGACATGCAGAATGGCCCCCCAACTATGACGCAGGCACCACCCAG gccCGTTGTGTCTCAGCCATACAACCAGGGAGCTGTTAACCTGACAGGGCAGCACCCCAGCTATCCCCAACACTATGGGCCCCCACCCACATTACAGCAGGTGACCAACCAGATGACTGGGATGCAGATCACCCCTGGCCCGCCAACCCCAGCAGGGCCAGGTTATG ttCCACCTCACAGCTCCCAGCCTCCTGTCAGTAACACCTACTCAACCGCACCTCCGCCCTCCTACACCCAAGCTCCTCCCCCGGTGTCTTCTGCTCCCACCCAGCCACCACCTCCCAGTGGTCCTGCAACTTCCCAGCAATACTATGGAGGCCCACCACCTCCTTCTCAGCAGCCATTCAACTCTTCTCTTCCCCCTACCTCTCAACAGCAGTTCACCTCCTCTGCACTGCCGCCTCATTCCTCTCAGCAAACCTTTGCTCCCTCTTCCTACTCAGGTCCTGTGCCTACACCCAGCCAAGCTCCTGCTCTTCCAGTGTCCCAGCCACAGTCCTTCCCCCCAGGCCAGCCCCCCTTCTCCTCAGCAGCTCCACCTGTCAGCCAGCCTGCCTTCATCTCCGGTCCGCCTCCCCCTGCCCAGGGCCCCTTCCCACCTAGAGcaccccctccttcctctcagcCTGGaacttttcctcctcctggtcctccTCCCACCTCAACTTCCTCTAGCCAATACCCAGGCCCCATGCCACTCCAACAGCAGCCCCCTCCATCCCAGCCATCCTCTTATCACTCAGGTCCCCCTCCTCCCAGAGTTCAGATGCCTCCCACTTCCTTGGCCCAGAGCAACCACATGCCACCAGGACCACAGAGCCCATCGGGCCCTTCTGGGCCCCTGCAGCCATCTCAATCTCAGCCTGGCATGCAGGGAGGATACCCTCCTCAGCAGAACG GTGCATTTGGGCAGGTGAGAGGCCCTCAGCCTGGCTATGCAGGCCCTTATCCCGGGCAACCAAACTATGGAGCCCCTGCACCAGCACCAACTCCTGCTCCACCTGCACAGAAAAGACTTGACCCAGATGCCATTCCTAGCCCG ATCCAAGTAATAGAGGATGATAAGGCTAAGAGCACCGAGCCATTCACcacaggggtcagaggtcaggccCCACCGCTGGTCACCACCAACTTTCAGGTCAAAGACCAAG GGAATGCCAGTCCCAGGTTTATTCGCTGCACGGCGTACAATATGCCTTGCACAGCCGATATGGCCAAGCAGTCTCAAGTGCCACTGGCCGCTGTCATCAAGCCCCTCGCCACGCTGCCACCAGATGAG ACCCCTCCATACCTGGTGGACCATGGCGAGGGCGGTCCAATCCGCTGCAACCGCTGCAAGGCCTACATGTGCCCATACATGCAGTTCATAGAGGGAGGTCGCCGCTTCCAGTGTGGCTTTTGCAGCTGTGTTACAGAGg TGCCTCCACATTACTTCCAGCATCTGGACCACACTGGTAAGAGGGTGGACTGGTATGACAGGCCGGAGCTTTCGCTGGGCAGCTACGAGTTCCTAGCCACTGTCGACTATTGCAAG AACAACAAGCTTCCTCAGCCTCCAGCCTTCATCTTCCTTATCGATGTGTCCTACAACGCTGTCAAGAGCGGGATGGTCAGCATTGTCTGCCAGGAACTCAAGACCCTTCTAGACTACCTGCCCAG GGAGAACCCAGAAATGGACTCTGTGGTGCGGGTGGGTTTTGTAACCTACAACAAGGTTTTGCACTTCTACAATGTCAAGTCAAGCCTGGCCCAGCCCCAGATGTTGGTGGTATCAGACGTATCGGACATGTTTGTACCCCTGCTCGATGGTTTCCTGGTCAGCGTAAACGAGAGCCGGCTAGTTATCGAGAG TTTACTGGACCAGATCCCAGAGATGTTTGCAGACACCAGGGAGACAGAGACGGTCTTCGGACCCGTGATCCAAGCAGGGCTGGAGGCACTGAAG GCTGCAGACTGTGCCGGgaagctgtttgtgtttcacacCTCTCTGCCAATCGCAGAGGCCCCTGGAAAATTAAAGAACAGAGAAGACAAGAAGCTGATGGGGACAGATAAGGAGAAG TCTCTGTTTCAGCCCCAGGTGGGTTTCTACAACACCCTTGCCAAGGAGTGTGTAGCCCAGGGCTGTTGCGTagatctcttcctctttcccaaCCAGTATGTGGATGTTGCCACATTAGGTGTGGTTCCTGTCTCCACTGGAGGTTCAATCTATAAATACACCTACTTCCAG GCTCAGTCAGATCAGGAGCGGTTCCTGAATGACCTCAGACGAGACGTTCAGAAACCGGTAGGGTTTGATGCCGTCATGAGGGTGCGAACCAGCACAG GTATCCGAGCGACCGACTTCTTCGGCTCTTTCTTCATGAGTAACACCACAGATGTGGAGCTGGCAGGCCTGGACTGTGACAAGGCCATCACTGTCGAGTTCAAACATGATGACAAGCTCAGCGAGGAGACAGGGGCGCTAATGCAG TGTGCTGTGCTATACACCAGCTGCAGCGGACAAAGGCGTCTCCGCATCCACAACATGGCCGTCAACTGCTGCTCTCAGCTGGCTGACCTCTACCGCAACTGTGAGACCGACACAATCATCAACTTCTTCTCCAAATATG CTTTCCGTGGCGTCCTGAATAACCCCACTAAGGCAGTGAGAGACACCCTGGTCAACCAGTGTGCTCAGATTCTGGCCTGCTACCGGAAGAACTGTGCAAGCCCCTCATCAGCTGGTCAG CTGATCCTCCCAGAGTGCATGAAGCTGTTACCAGTCTACCTGAACTGTGTGCTGAAGAGTGACGTCCTGCTGCCGGGAGCTGACGTCTCGCTGGACGACCGGGCCTACCTTAGGCAGCTGATCAGCTGCATGGACGTCGCAGAGACCCACGTCTTCTTCTACCCCCGCCTGCTGCCACTG GTGAAGTTGGAAAGCGGCTCGTTGCCGGTGGCAGTGAGGGACTCAGAGGAGAGGCTGTCAAAAGGTGGAGTTTACCTCCTGGAGACAGggctccacctcttcctctggGTGGGAGCCAGCGCTCAGCAGGAGCTGCTGCTCAACATCTTCGGCACACCGAGCTTCAGCCAGATCGACCCGGGCATG ACGAGTGTGCCAGTGCTGGATAACCCTTTCTCTCAGAGACTTCGAGAGATCATCGACTCCTTCAGAGCACAACGATCACGATACATGAAG CTGATGGTGGTGAAGCAGGAAGACAGAGCTGAGCTGATATTCAGGCACTTCTTGGTCGAGGACAAGAGCGCCAGCGGGGGAGCGTCATACGTGGACTTCTTGTGTCACATGCACAAGGAGATCCGCCAGCTTCTCAGCTAG
- the sec24c gene encoding protein transport protein Sec24C isoform X2: MNVNQQTPMASPYGQPQPGYSQPGYAPLDGGYPAPYAPYNGPASAYQPGAPPQGPTRGPPASGLPPVSAPQPYNQYTNSQGDMQNGPPTMTQAPPRPVVSQPYNQGAVNLTGQHPSYPQHYGPPPTLQQVTNQMTGMQITPGPPTPAGPGYVPPHSSQPPVSNTYSTAPPPSYTQAPPPVSSAPTQPPPPSGPATSQQYYGGPPPPSQQPFNSSLPPTSQQQFTSSALPPHSSQQTFAPSSYSGPVPTPSQAPALPVSQPQSFPPGQPPFSSAAPPVSQPAFISGPPPPAQGPFPPRAPPPSSQPGTFPPPGPPPTSTSSSQYPGPMPLQQQPPPSQPSSYHSGPPPPRVQMPPTSLAQSNHMPPGPQSPSGPSGPLQPSQSQPGMQGGYPPQQNGAFGQVRGPQPGYAGPYPGQPNYGAPAPAPTPAPPAQKRLDPDAIPSPIQVIEDDKAKSTEPFTTGVRGQAPPLVTTNFQVKDQGNASPRFIRCTAYNMPCTADMAKQSQVPLAAVIKPLATLPPDETPPYLVDHGEGGPIRCNRCKAYMCPYMQFIEGGRRFQCGFCSCVTEVPPHYFQHLDHTGKRVDWYDRPELSLGSYEFLATVDYCKNNKLPQPPAFIFLIDVSYNAVKSGMVSIVCQELKTLLDYLPRENPEMDSVVRVGFVTYNKVLHFYNVKSSLAQPQMLVVSDVSDMFVPLLDGFLVSVNESRLVIESLLDQIPEMFADTRETETVFGPVIQAGLEALKAADCAGKLFVFHTSLPIAEAPGKLKNREDKKLMGTDKEKSLFQPQVGFYNTLAKECVAQGCCVDLFLFPNQYVDVATLGVVPVSTGGSIYKYTYFQAQSDQERFLNDLRRDVQKPVGFDAVMRVRTSTGIRATDFFGSFFMSNTTDVELAGLDCDKAITVEFKHDDKLSEETGALMQCAVLYTSCSGQRRLRIHNMAVNCCSQLADLYRNCETDTIINFFSKYAFRGVLNNPTKAVRDTLVNQCAQILACYRKNCASPSSAGQLILPECMKLLPVYLNCVLKSDVLLPGADVSLDDRAYLRQLISCMDVAETHVFFYPRLLPLVKLESGSLPVAVRDSEERLSKGGVYLLETGLHLFLWVGASAQQELLLNIFGTPSFSQIDPGMTSVPVLDNPFSQRLREIIDSFRAQRSRYMKLMVVKQEDRAELIFRHFLVEDKSASGGASYVDFLCHMHKEIRQLLS, encoded by the exons ATGAATGTAAACCAGCAAACTCCAATGGCCTCTCCATACGGCCAGCCCCAGCCTGGCTACAGCCAGCCCGGCTATGCTCCCCTGGATGGGGGATACCCTGCTCCCTACGCACCTTACAACGGCCCTGCTTCAGCCTACCAGCCTGGGGCTCCACCACAAG GTCCTACCAGGGGTCCTCCCGCTTCTGGACTTCCGCCAGTCTCAGCGCCTCAACCATATAATCAGTACACTAACAGTCAAGGGGACATGCAGAATGGCCCCCCAACTATGACGCAGGCACCACCCAG gccCGTTGTGTCTCAGCCATACAACCAGGGAGCTGTTAACCTGACAGGGCAGCACCCCAGCTATCCCCAACACTATGGGCCCCCACCCACATTACAGCAGGTGACCAACCAGATGACTGGGATGCAGATCACCCCTGGCCCGCCAACCCCAGCAGGGCCAGGTTATG ttCCACCTCACAGCTCCCAGCCTCCTGTCAGTAACACCTACTCAACCGCACCTCCGCCCTCCTACACCCAAGCTCCTCCCCCGGTGTCTTCTGCTCCCACCCAGCCACCACCTCCCAGTGGTCCTGCAACTTCCCAGCAATACTATGGAGGCCCACCACCTCCTTCTCAGCAGCCATTCAACTCTTCTCTTCCCCCTACCTCTCAACAGCAGTTCACCTCCTCTGCACTGCCGCCTCATTCCTCTCAGCAAACCTTTGCTCCCTCTTCCTACTCAGGTCCTGTGCCTACACCCAGCCAAGCTCCTGCTCTTCCAGTGTCCCAGCCACAGTCCTTCCCCCCAGGCCAGCCCCCCTTCTCCTCAGCAGCTCCACCTGTCAGCCAGCCTGCCTTCATCTCCGGTCCGCCTCCCCCTGCCCAGGGCCCCTTCCCACCTAGAGcaccccctccttcctctcagcCTGGaacttttcctcctcctggtcctccTCCCACCTCAACTTCCTCTAGCCAATACCCAGGCCCCATGCCACTCCAACAGCAGCCCCCTCCATCCCAGCCATCCTCTTATCACTCAGGTCCCCCTCCTCCCAGAGTTCAGATGCCTCCCACTTCCTTGGCCCAGAGCAACCACATGCCACCAGGACCACAGAGCCCATCGGGCCCTTCTGGGCCCCTGCAGCCATCTCAATCTCAGCCTGGCATGCAGGGAGGATACCCTCCTCAGCAGAACG GTGCATTTGGGCAGGTGAGAGGCCCTCAGCCTGGCTATGCAGGCCCTTATCCCGGGCAACCAAACTATGGAGCCCCTGCACCAGCACCAACTCCTGCTCCACCTGCACAGAAAAGACTTGACCCAGATGCCATTCCTAGCCCG ATCCAAGTAATAGAGGATGATAAGGCTAAGAGCACCGAGCCATTCACcacaggggtcagaggtcaggccCCACCGCTGGTCACCACCAACTTTCAGGTCAAAGACCAAG GGAATGCCAGTCCCAGGTTTATTCGCTGCACGGCGTACAATATGCCTTGCACAGCCGATATGGCCAAGCAGTCTCAAGTGCCACTGGCCGCTGTCATCAAGCCCCTCGCCACGCTGCCACCAGATGAG ACCCCTCCATACCTGGTGGACCATGGCGAGGGCGGTCCAATCCGCTGCAACCGCTGCAAGGCCTACATGTGCCCATACATGCAGTTCATAGAGGGAGGTCGCCGCTTCCAGTGTGGCTTTTGCAGCTGTGTTACAGAGg TGCCTCCACATTACTTCCAGCATCTGGACCACACTGGTAAGAGGGTGGACTGGTATGACAGGCCGGAGCTTTCGCTGGGCAGCTACGAGTTCCTAGCCACTGTCGACTATTGCAAG AACAACAAGCTTCCTCAGCCTCCAGCCTTCATCTTCCTTATCGATGTGTCCTACAACGCTGTCAAGAGCGGGATGGTCAGCATTGTCTGCCAGGAACTCAAGACCCTTCTAGACTACCTGCCCAG GGAGAACCCAGAAATGGACTCTGTGGTGCGGGTGGGTTTTGTAACCTACAACAAGGTTTTGCACTTCTACAATGTCAAGTCAAGCCTGGCCCAGCCCCAGATGTTGGTGGTATCAGACGTATCGGACATGTTTGTACCCCTGCTCGATGGTTTCCTGGTCAGCGTAAACGAGAGCCGGCTAGTTATCGAGAG TTTACTGGACCAGATCCCAGAGATGTTTGCAGACACCAGGGAGACAGAGACGGTCTTCGGACCCGTGATCCAAGCAGGGCTGGAGGCACTGAAG GCTGCAGACTGTGCCGGgaagctgtttgtgtttcacacCTCTCTGCCAATCGCAGAGGCCCCTGGAAAATTAAAGAACAGAGAAGACAAGAAGCTGATGGGGACAGATAAGGAGAAG TCTCTGTTTCAGCCCCAGGTGGGTTTCTACAACACCCTTGCCAAGGAGTGTGTAGCCCAGGGCTGTTGCGTagatctcttcctctttcccaaCCAGTATGTGGATGTTGCCACATTAGGTGTGGTTCCTGTCTCCACTGGAGGTTCAATCTATAAATACACCTACTTCCAG GCTCAGTCAGATCAGGAGCGGTTCCTGAATGACCTCAGACGAGACGTTCAGAAACCGGTAGGGTTTGATGCCGTCATGAGGGTGCGAACCAGCACAG GTATCCGAGCGACCGACTTCTTCGGCTCTTTCTTCATGAGTAACACCACAGATGTGGAGCTGGCAGGCCTGGACTGTGACAAGGCCATCACTGTCGAGTTCAAACATGATGACAAGCTCAGCGAGGAGACAGGGGCGCTAATGCAG TGTGCTGTGCTATACACCAGCTGCAGCGGACAAAGGCGTCTCCGCATCCACAACATGGCCGTCAACTGCTGCTCTCAGCTGGCTGACCTCTACCGCAACTGTGAGACCGACACAATCATCAACTTCTTCTCCAAATATG CTTTCCGTGGCGTCCTGAATAACCCCACTAAGGCAGTGAGAGACACCCTGGTCAACCAGTGTGCTCAGATTCTGGCCTGCTACCGGAAGAACTGTGCAAGCCCCTCATCAGCTGGTCAG CTGATCCTCCCAGAGTGCATGAAGCTGTTACCAGTCTACCTGAACTGTGTGCTGAAGAGTGACGTCCTGCTGCCGGGAGCTGACGTCTCGCTGGACGACCGGGCCTACCTTAGGCAGCTGATCAGCTGCATGGACGTCGCAGAGACCCACGTCTTCTTCTACCCCCGCCTGCTGCCACTG GTGAAGTTGGAAAGCGGCTCGTTGCCGGTGGCAGTGAGGGACTCAGAGGAGAGGCTGTCAAAAGGTGGAGTTTACCTCCTGGAGACAGggctccacctcttcctctggGTGGGAGCCAGCGCTCAGCAGGAGCTGCTGCTCAACATCTTCGGCACACCGAGCTTCAGCCAGATCGACCCGGGCATG ACGAGTGTGCCAGTGCTGGATAACCCTTTCTCTCAGAGACTTCGAGAGATCATCGACTCCTTCAGAGCACAACGATCACGATACATGAAG CTGATGGTGGTGAAGCAGGAAGACAGAGCTGAGCTGATATTCAGGCACTTCTTGGTCGAGGACAAGAGCGCCAGCGGGGGAGCGTCATACGTGGACTTCTTGTGTCACATGCACAAGGAGATCCGCCAGCTTCTCAGCTAG